The Cryptococcus gattii WM276 chromosome D, complete sequence region TTATGCTCCCTTTTGTTGTCTGTGGATCGTCAAACTGTCCATTGTCAACAGCTTCAATCGTCTCCGAAATCATTGTTTTCCTCTTCCGAGAAAAAGTGCGCCTATTCCGACTTTCAGAGGCGGCTTGAGCTGCTGATTGTGGAGAAGAGGTATTTTTAAATCGAAGCATGATCCTCGGTGTTTCCGACGTAGAAGCGATATTGCTGATTTCCGAAACGACATTATTGGGAGGGGAGGAATCGTTCAGTGGAATCTGATGTGGCTCCCGTTCAATGGCCATCGCAGGTGTCATatcatcctcctcgtccaTGCTGATATCCTCTCTTCTAACTCTCTCTTCCCAATCTCTGGTGCTCTTCCGCTGCGCAGCTGCCAAAATTTCCGCTGCAGTCTTCCCCGGGGGATTCACTTGTATTTCGCCCTCATCCCCGGTATTTGAAGACCCATTCACCTTGTCCTTCGAGCCATACTCTTGTTGAAGACGTAGGCGAAGCCGCAGACCGTTTACAAGCTTAGCCCAACGTTTCAAAGCACGATCTTCCCGCTTCATGCGTTCGCGCTCTTCAGCAGCAATGGTAGATTCTTCGTAGGCTTCAAGGATTTCTTGTTCCTTTTCAGCTGCTACTACTATGCCTTTAATGACTGGCACGGCTCGTTGTTTTTTGAATTCAAAACCAGTCTTCAGACAATTTCAGTGCACTGACAAGTACCCAAGACCTATTGAAAACTTACGCAAGCCTCTGCATAACTTACTCCAAGGCTTTTGGCAACTTTAGCAATGCCCTTGTCTTATATGGTCATCAGCCTGACATCGAGCAAACAAAGGTCATTGAGTACATACACGGTAGATGGACTGCACCGAGGGGCAGCATAGTTGGTGCATAGAGATCAATATTGCCAAAAGAGTTCCTTGGTATTATGCCCTGCGCAGCGTTAGAAATCTCGAATCTGTGATCATCTTGACAACGCTCACATCTTTGATGGGTGGAGGCCTGTAGATCTCCGTCTGCCACTCTGCATACAGTCCCTGAGTTACTTCCTCGCCTTCCTGCTTTGCCAGCTCTTGCGCTCTTCGTTTTTGTAACGTCACGGCTCTCTGTTTAACCCATTTTAGAGgctcttgcccttctttTATTTTGCGCCCAGAGCGCATCCAATTTTCAGCAGTTTTACAGTTCTGAACGGAGGAACGACGATAAACTGCTTCACCTTTGAAACGACCTACGGGCTTCGCGGTGTTAAGCACTTGATCCCGCTTGAGGTGGCGTTCAAGAACATAACTATACAAGTATATGAGCATACGTAATGCTATGGGCTACGCCATACTCACATTGGGTGATCTTTGAAGCCACTCATATGCATTGGCATACCCTCTGTCATCTGACTCATTTCCAGCTCTGCATCTTCCATATCATCTCGGTTCTACGGGGCATGTTAGCATTTGTTACAGTCGAATGCAGAATTCCTCACTAAATGCTGCGGCCTCTGTAGGAAACCCATAACGATATCACTCCACCATTGTGGCTCATTTGGCTTCGCAGGCACCCGCAATTTACTGGTTTTAGCATAGAAGTTTTTGGTATATCGAAGGGTCACATCTCGAGCGTAACCGTCTATGCAACCATTAGCAGAAAGATACGCGTTCTACAGGAACGATGTCTTTACCTTCTTCAAAGGCAACAACATACAGCATTCTAACTGGTCCGCTGTCCGTGAGGGGCTCAAAACCACTTTTCTTTCGGATGATGCCCCTCACAGTGTCAACAGGTATCCATCGCTGGTCTGATCTATTAAATACTTCTGCCCAAAAGACAGGCGGCTGGTCGGCAAGACCTATAAATGGTCAGATAAAACAAAGAAAAACATGTGGCAATTTACAACTCACTCTGACTTGCCCTCGGCTTGGATTTGGCTGGTGACCCAAGCTTCCGTGGCGGACGCTTGTATTTTCGTAATCTATAGAGGTCTGCTGGATCTTGCAATCGCCTATTGCCAACTCCTCGTGTATTATTCTTAGCCCCTCCTACGGATTTTCCTTGGTCGTCTGGTATGGGAACTTCTTCCATTTCATCTTCGTCGTCATCCTCGTCTCCGTCTCCTAAACCCTGTCTGCTAGCCAACGTCCTGCCTCCTCTACCGGCTCCTACACCCTTTTTCTTGGTTGCAACCTTTTCTGCTCTCCACGGTACTGCTTGAAGTGAGGTGATAAGTCTGACACCTAGCCCACATGCCCGAGCAAGAGCGACAAACAGTTGAGCTGAAACATCCCGAGAGCCTTCCTGTTGCAACGCTTTTTTCATAAGACTGTTGACCGACCGAAGACGTTCGGCACCGGATCCGAAGGCAAGTTGCTCTGACAGTTCTTCACTTGCAGCAGCTTTGCCTTTACCCTTGTTTACCGCTTTATTGCTCATTTTGCCGTCACCATGGGGCGAAGACGATCGACTAAAGGGGGTATGTGCTTTAGATATTGACTCGATAATGCCCTGGACTTCGTCCCAAGGACGAGTTCGCAAGCCCATGGCATAGTCCGACACATCAAAAAATGTCTGCGACCACCACGTGACGAGGGACTGTAGAGCTTCGAAAAATAAGCGAGAACGTTGTGCTCGATCAGGAAAGCGGGAAGGAGGAATGTTGAAAGCCGCTTGTAGCGGATGCGGCAGAAGAGAGAGCAAACGGGCCTGCATGACGTTAAGACAAATTCCGTATAGCCTTGACTACCTACTTTTAGGAGAGGGTTAT contains the following coding sequences:
- a CDS encoding Hypothetical protein (Similar to TIGR gene model, INSD accession AAW42797.1; CND04530); the protein is MSASRPKSSRVIQKPRGISALAARIPSSSKQQANVSGKRKTPTPATHKGTRPASPISVASTVLTVSDNDEDDEDEDEFEEVPIPISSGEVQEGDEDEDEEDDAGVIHLEIGGETAEEKAKRMLLAKRKKPLTARDRALRLEVHKVHVVALLASASIRNKWCNNPLLKARLLSLLPHPLQAAFNIPPSRFPDRAQRSRLFFEALQSLVTWWSQTFFDVSDYAMGLRTRPWDEVQGIIESISKAHTPFSRSSSPHGDGKMSNKAVNKGKGKAAASEELSEQLAFGSGAERLRSVNSLMKKALQQEGSRDVSAQLFVALARACGLGVRLITSLQAVPWRAEKVATKKKGVGAGRGGRTLASRQGLGDGDEDDDEDEMEEVPIPDDQGKSVGGAKNNTRGVGNRRLQDPADLYRLRKYKRPPRKLGSPAKSKPRASQSLADQPPVFWAEVFNRSDQRWIPVDTVRGIIRKKSGFEPLTDSGPVRMLYVVAFEEDGYARDVTLRYTKNFYAKTSKLRVPAKPNEPQWWSDIVMGFLQRPQHLNRDDMEDAELEMSQMTEGMPMHMSGFKDHPIYVLERHLKRDQVLNTAKPVGRFKGEAVYRRSSVQNCKTAENWMRSGRKIKEGQEPLKWVKQRAVTLQKRRAQELAKQEGEEVTQGLYAEWQTEIYRPPPIKDGIIPRNSFGNIDLYAPTMLPLGAVHLPYKGIAKVAKSLGVSYAEACTGFEFKKQRAVPVIKGIVVAAEKEQEILEAYEESTIAAEERERMKREDRALKRWAKLVNGLRLRLRLQQEYGSKDKVNGSSNTGDEGEIQVNPPGKTAAEILAAAQRKSTRDWEERVRREDISMDEEDDMTPAMAIEREPHQIPLNDSSPPNNVVSEISNIASTSETPRIMLRFKNTSSPQSAAQAASESRNRRTFSRKRKTMISETIEAVDNGQFDDPQTTKGSIKRGKEIALPEPVASAANGRTLRSTRARTREQMKANQAKVEEN